A stretch of the Peribacillus sp. ACCC06369 genome encodes the following:
- a CDS encoding helix-turn-helix domain-containing protein encodes MNKLNHEKHTQTTSYEIGESVYVLQSCTEEEDAESFYYYKQFEKKEGVILEVIEHPRLQYRVKFGQAVAVLYHEELTNGNQRDFPIKLTVNQEGWEGDKVEWYTQKEVADLLGVSKATVYHYGKQKKIIKILDPHRLHKEARYGKAEVDRLVYEKQSLPTGMSPNDVAKKLGLSVQSVYKYIQDGSIKANAVPYGDERITYVISETAYHEAEKSLKPSETQRPKKYEYYDSKNDIVLYQRFHSTKIPEARVVRNEDNVFGFYLPNIQMWLTYEEGVKNYALKPSYSIHQPTLDYKGYVELQVPKNEVVFYPFIDYLYKNWGVENVRMREQDSSVLLFIRAGERPLMPEMISIADILPYLTNGEMHHEDDTLILRSPNRKTSFELPNNLLETISDLAEQEGISISKWVEQKLSSIIK; translated from the coding sequence ATGAATAAACTAAACCATGAAAAACACACACAAACTACATCCTATGAAATTGGGGAATCTGTTTATGTTCTTCAATCATGTACGGAAGAAGAAGACGCAGAGAGTTTTTACTACTATAAACAATTTGAAAAAAAAGAAGGAGTGATTTTGGAAGTAATCGAACACCCACGTCTCCAATATCGTGTGAAATTTGGCCAGGCGGTAGCAGTCTTGTATCATGAGGAATTGACGAATGGGAACCAACGAGATTTTCCAATAAAATTAACGGTTAATCAAGAAGGATGGGAGGGGGATAAAGTGGAATGGTATACACAAAAAGAAGTAGCTGATTTATTAGGAGTATCCAAGGCAACTGTCTATCATTATGGAAAACAGAAGAAAATCATTAAAATTCTGGATCCACATCGATTACATAAAGAGGCACGTTATGGAAAAGCGGAAGTGGATCGATTAGTGTATGAAAAGCAATCTTTACCTACAGGTATGAGTCCAAATGATGTTGCAAAGAAATTGGGATTATCTGTACAAAGTGTTTATAAGTATATACAGGATGGTTCGATAAAAGCTAATGCCGTCCCTTATGGTGATGAAAGAATCACTTATGTAATTTCGGAAACAGCCTATCATGAAGCAGAGAAATCACTCAAACCATCTGAAACACAGCGACCAAAAAAATATGAATATTATGATTCAAAAAATGACATTGTTTTGTATCAAAGATTTCATTCAACTAAAATACCAGAGGCACGTGTGGTTCGTAATGAAGATAATGTATTTGGTTTCTACCTACCCAATATCCAAATGTGGTTGACGTATGAAGAAGGAGTTAAAAATTATGCATTAAAGCCATCATACTCGATCCACCAACCTACTTTGGATTATAAGGGCTATGTTGAGCTTCAGGTACCAAAAAACGAAGTTGTATTTTATCCCTTCATTGACTATTTATATAAAAACTGGGGTGTTGAAAACGTAAGAATGAGAGAGCAAGATAGTTCAGTTTTACTCTTCATTCGGGCAGGGGAAAGACCGTTAATGCCAGAGATGATTAGTATTGCTGATATCTTACCGTATTTAACCAATGGAGAAATGCACCATGAAGATGATACTTTGATATTACGTAGTCCAAATAGAAAAACTAGTTTTGAATTACCTAATAATTTGTTAGAAACGATTTCTGATTTAGCTGAACAAGAAGGGATTAGTATCAGTAAATGGGTCGAGCAAAAATTATCGTCGATAATCAAATAA
- the sigH gene encoding RNA polymerase sporulation sigma factor SigH: protein MSVIIEKNRVENYTHMEDVMLVGKIQNGDEDALNYLIKKYRCVVQSKAMNYFLTGGDKEDVFQEGMIGLFKAIRDYKDCKKSSFRSFAELCITRQIITAVKAAICQKHSPLNNYVSLYRPIYQGESEQSLIEIIPEQRQIDPVTILIKSEEISDIELNLAEVLSELESRVVDLYLEGQTYYEISKKLNVQIKTVDNALQRVKRKLERYLESRNLEE, encoded by the coding sequence ATGAGTGTAATCATCGAGAAGAACCGAGTGGAAAACTATACTCATATGGAAGATGTAATGTTGGTTGGAAAAATACAAAATGGGGATGAAGATGCACTGAACTATTTAATCAAAAAATACAGATGTGTTGTCCAATCCAAAGCTATGAATTATTTTTTAACGGGTGGAGATAAGGAAGACGTCTTTCAAGAGGGTATGATTGGACTATTTAAGGCCATTCGCGACTATAAGGACTGCAAAAAATCGTCTTTTAGGTCATTTGCGGAGCTGTGCATTACCAGACAAATCATAACGGCTGTTAAAGCCGCTATTTGCCAAAAGCATTCTCCGTTAAATAATTATGTTTCATTGTATAGGCCTATCTATCAAGGAGAGTCGGAACAATCCCTAATTGAAATAATCCCTGAACAGAGACAAATCGACCCTGTCACAATCCTAATAAAATCAGAAGAAATTTCTGATATTGAACTAAATTTAGCGGAAGTCCTTAGTGAGTTGGAAAGTAGAGTTGTGGACTTATACCTGGAAGGACAAACTTATTATGAAATATCAAAGAAACTTAATGTTCAAATAAAGACGGTCGATAATGCACTTCAACGGGTTAAAA
- a CDS encoding DNA alkylation repair protein has protein sequence MNLQIVMQELEALGKERTKKIYESNGAHEPLFGVATGAMKPIAKKIKNNQLLADQLYATGNYDAMYFAGIIADPKAMEEADFERWMDAAYFYMLSDYVVAVTLAETNIAQDVADKWIASGEELRMSAGWSCYCWLLGNRPDSEFSESKIVNMLENVGNMIHDSPERTKYAMNNFIYTVGISYLPLHDKAVETAKAVGPVEFKRDKKKSSFPLASESIQKAVDKGQLGFKRKNVRC, from the coding sequence ATGAATTTACAAATTGTTATGCAGGAGCTTGAAGCTCTCGGCAAGGAACGAACCAAGAAAATTTACGAATCCAATGGTGCGCACGAGCCGCTTTTTGGCGTGGCTACAGGCGCTATGAAGCCAATCGCCAAGAAAATAAAAAACAATCAACTTTTGGCTGATCAGCTTTACGCCACAGGAAACTACGACGCAATGTACTTTGCAGGCATAATTGCAGACCCAAAAGCAATGGAAGAGGCGGATTTTGAGCGTTGGATGGATGCGGCGTATTTTTATATGCTGTCCGATTATGTGGTTGCAGTAACTTTAGCTGAAACAAATATTGCACAAGACGTTGCCGATAAATGGATCGCAAGCGGTGAAGAGCTGAGAATGTCAGCGGGATGGAGTTGCTACTGCTGGCTATTGGGCAATCGCCCGGACAGTGAATTTTCCGAAAGCAAGATTGTTAATATGCTTGAAAATGTGGGAAATATGATTCACGATTCTCCAGAACGAACTAAATACGCTATGAATAATTTTATATACACAGTGGGGATTTCATATTTGCCGCTACATGATAAGGCGGTCGAGACCGCAAAGGCAGTAGGCCCAGTAGAGTTCAAACGGGACAAGAAAAAAAGCAGTTTCCCACTAGCTTCCGAAAGTATTCAAAAGGCAGTAGATAAAGGGCAGCTTGGATTCAAACGCAAAAATGTAAGATGTTAA